A genomic window from Sphingomonas taxi includes:
- a CDS encoding DUF6894 family protein yields the protein MRFFFHTQTDARHTDTDGAEYGSYAEARKAAIQTCGQMMQDAPEIFWGSRPWSVTVTDETGLIMWEIHLDGQSTAASRGLEGQTN from the coding sequence GTGCGCTTTTTCTTCCACACACAGACCGACGCTCGCCACACAGACACGGACGGCGCCGAGTATGGATCATATGCCGAGGCTCGAAAGGCAGCGATTCAAACCTGTGGTCAGATGATGCAGGATGCGCCGGAGATCTTTTGGGGATCTCGCCCGTGGAGTGTTACCGTCACCGACGAGACAGGATTGATCATGTGGGAGATCCATCTTGATGGGCAGTCAACGGCGGCTAGCAGGGGGCTAGAAGGCCAGACCAACTAG
- a CDS encoding xanthine dehydrogenase family protein molybdopterin-binding subunit produces MAARILNNPTTSGIRQRSASGVTRIGAPHTRVDGPEKVCGFAEFPGDVSLPGVAHAALAVSAIARGRVTSIIRDAAEAMPGVLLILTYKDVGDAIGPVGHLMEGGYANSSWRPLASPEIRYAGQIVAMVVAETSEVAIAAAAALRIGYAGQSPVAALADPRCTTERLADVSNEHHDRRKGDLDAALAGAAVRVEARYSTPVQHHNPIELPSTTCRWDGDHLTVYEPTRYLGAAQHGLAAQLGIAPDQVRVVSRFIGGHFGSKLALSQHTAICALAARRLDRPVRLEVSRRDQFTVANHRTETQHRIRLGAAADGRLLGVGHEAATVSSRFDDFAMEGTDVSTALYAADAVAAEERLGRVDRNTPGPMRAPPEVPFLFALESAMDELADALQMDPIELRRRNDTATDPVTGKAFTTRPLMRCFDAAAAAFGWSERSPRPRATLRDGWWIGHGCAAAARPVKIGPASIRVAQDSEGNIRVETAHHEIGNGLYTLLATIASERLDVPLDRVTVVLGDTALPAAGISGGSATTTSLANALAEACAALLRKPEGAREVRLDYLPAGAKPDALAALQAGHIKLLTLPEDGLAWAFGTHMVEVRVHALTGEVRVPRHVGAFAAGRVLNPMTARSQYLGGMAWGLSSALLEKTELDPRTGIYMNRDLAEYLVPTSADIAGQMAIMVADDDAAVNAEGIKGLGEIGIIGVAAAVANAVFNATGVRLRDLPIRPEAMLG; encoded by the coding sequence ATGGCAGCTAGAATACTCAACAACCCCACCACATCCGGCATTCGGCAACGGAGCGCTTCGGGTGTTACCCGGATCGGTGCGCCGCACACGCGCGTCGATGGGCCAGAAAAGGTCTGCGGGTTTGCCGAATTTCCTGGCGACGTATCGCTACCCGGCGTGGCGCATGCGGCATTAGCGGTAAGCGCCATCGCCCGTGGCCGCGTCACGTCGATTATACGCGACGCCGCGGAGGCAATGCCAGGTGTTCTCCTGATCCTGACTTACAAGGACGTAGGCGACGCCATTGGTCCCGTCGGCCATTTGATGGAAGGCGGCTATGCGAACAGCAGTTGGCGTCCGCTTGCCTCGCCTGAGATCCGCTACGCCGGCCAGATCGTCGCGATGGTCGTGGCGGAGACGTCCGAGGTCGCTATTGCGGCTGCGGCGGCCCTCCGCATCGGTTATGCGGGGCAATCACCGGTTGCGGCCTTAGCCGATCCGCGCTGTACAACCGAGCGGCTCGCGGATGTGAGCAATGAGCACCATGACCGCCGCAAGGGCGACCTTGATGCGGCCCTCGCCGGCGCAGCGGTCCGGGTGGAGGCGCGCTACTCGACGCCAGTCCAGCACCATAATCCGATCGAATTGCCGAGCACGACCTGTCGCTGGGACGGTGACCACCTTACGGTGTATGAGCCGACGCGGTATCTCGGCGCAGCACAGCACGGGCTTGCCGCACAGCTTGGCATCGCTCCTGATCAGGTGCGCGTCGTTTCCCGCTTCATCGGTGGCCATTTCGGCTCCAAGCTGGCCCTGTCGCAGCACACCGCAATTTGCGCCCTCGCCGCGCGCCGGCTCGACCGGCCGGTCAGGCTCGAAGTCAGCCGCCGTGATCAATTTACGGTCGCCAACCATCGCACGGAAACGCAGCACCGTATCCGCCTGGGCGCGGCGGCCGATGGCCGCCTGCTTGGTGTCGGGCACGAGGCCGCGACCGTCAGCTCGCGCTTCGACGATTTCGCGATGGAAGGGACGGATGTATCCACGGCGCTGTACGCGGCGGACGCGGTTGCAGCCGAGGAGCGGCTCGGGCGGGTGGACCGGAATACGCCCGGTCCGATGCGCGCCCCGCCGGAGGTGCCGTTCCTGTTCGCGCTGGAGAGCGCGATGGACGAACTGGCAGATGCGCTGCAGATGGACCCCATCGAGCTGCGACGCCGCAACGACACGGCGACCGATCCGGTCACGGGCAAGGCGTTCACGACGCGGCCGCTGATGCGCTGCTTCGACGCGGCGGCCGCCGCGTTCGGCTGGTCCGAGCGGTCGCCCCGGCCTCGCGCCACGTTACGGGACGGATGGTGGATCGGCCATGGCTGCGCAGCAGCAGCGCGACCGGTCAAGATCGGGCCGGCGTCGATCCGGGTCGCACAGGATAGCGAGGGCAACATCCGCGTTGAAACCGCGCATCACGAGATCGGCAACGGTCTGTACACGCTGCTGGCGACGATCGCGTCCGAGCGGCTGGACGTCCCGCTCGACCGCGTCACGGTCGTGCTCGGCGATACCGCATTGCCCGCGGCCGGGATATCGGGAGGCTCGGCTACCACCACCAGCCTGGCGAACGCTCTGGCCGAGGCTTGTGCGGCGCTGCTCCGCAAGCCTGAAGGCGCGCGAGAGGTCCGTCTGGATTATCTGCCGGCGGGTGCGAAGCCAGATGCGCTGGCGGCGCTGCAAGCCGGCCATATCAAGCTCCTGACGCTGCCGGAGGACGGACTTGCCTGGGCCTTCGGTACGCATATGGTCGAGGTTCGCGTACATGCCTTGACCGGCGAGGTGCGCGTGCCGCGCCACGTCGGGGCCTTCGCGGCGGGGCGCGTGCTCAATCCGATGACCGCCCGAAGCCAGTATCTCGGCGGCATGGCCTGGGGTCTGAGTTCGGCACTGCTCGAGAAGACCGAACTGGACCCGCGCACCGGCATCTACATGAACCGTGATCTCGCCGAATATCTCGTCCCGACCTCCGCCGATATTGCCGGACAGATGGCGATCATGGTGGCTGATGACGACGCCGCAGTGAATGCCGAGGGGATCAAGGGGCTGGGCGAGATCGGCATCATCGGTGTCGCCGCGGCCGTGGCCAATGCCGTTTTCAACGCGACCGGAGTGCGCCTGCGCGACCTGCCGATCCGACCTGAGGCGATGTTAGGCTGA
- a CDS encoding glycoside hydrolase family 3 C-terminal domain-containing protein, with protein sequence MIRFARQLLIGTAGLGLMLGGAAPAVARAKTTDTDATIASDSEARANAIVRQMTLDEKIAMVHGTFGSTILRTSPTEKRTGAGHVPGVPRLGVPDLFESDASLGVANGGQMRKGDVATALPSSLMTAATFDPPIAYAGGAMIGAETRAKGFNVLLAGGANLVRDPRNGRNFEYLSEDVLLTGRMAGESVRGIQSNDIVSTIKHYALNAQETGRNVLDARLSEAALRESDLLAFQMAMEVGRPGSVMCGYNQVNGHYACENAVLLNDVLKRDWGFTGWVMSDWGAVHSTAKAANAGLDQESGQELDKQVFFGGPLKAAVMSGQVSSARLDDMVRRILRTMIAHRLLDNPTPAAPQPIDYRAHADVAQKTAEAGMVLLKNDRSVLPFAATAKHILLVGAHADIGVLSGGGSSQVRPASGVALELPMPGGGPLSGFIKITYHASSPLAAIRARAPGAEVTYLDGSDVAATAAAAKRADLVLVFAQQWRSEAVDVESLALPDAQDALISAVAAANPKTVVVLETGGAVSMPWIDRVGAVLAAWYPGERGGQAIARVVFGDVNPSGRLPITFPASDTQAPRPDIPGLQLVKAAAAEAARKPVNPDISTVDLTGGVPSFPVEYPEGADAGYRWFQATGARPLFPFGHGLSYTTFAYRGLRVTGGDAPRVTFTVTNTGRVAGADVPQVYATRPGFNGVQVRRLVGFEKVKLAPGESRTVEVDVDPRLIADYDPARKGWHVRAGAMPISVGHSVSDIALNGTASIKDRRWTQ encoded by the coding sequence ATGATCCGCTTCGCCAGACAGTTGCTCATCGGGACGGCGGGCTTGGGGCTGATGCTCGGAGGCGCGGCGCCTGCGGTCGCTCGAGCCAAGACGACGGATACTGACGCGACTATCGCATCTGATTCCGAGGCTCGCGCGAACGCCATCGTACGGCAGATGACGCTCGATGAGAAAATTGCGATGGTGCACGGCACTTTCGGTTCTACGATCCTGAGAACGAGCCCGACCGAGAAGCGCACCGGCGCCGGGCACGTGCCCGGTGTGCCCCGGCTCGGTGTGCCGGACCTGTTCGAGAGCGATGCCAGCCTGGGCGTCGCGAATGGCGGACAGATGCGAAAGGGCGACGTCGCCACGGCGCTGCCATCCAGTCTGATGACCGCGGCAACGTTCGATCCGCCAATAGCCTATGCTGGCGGCGCGATGATCGGGGCGGAAACGCGGGCCAAGGGCTTCAACGTCCTCCTCGCTGGCGGCGCCAATCTGGTGCGCGATCCGCGCAACGGCCGCAATTTCGAATATCTCAGCGAGGACGTCCTGTTGACGGGACGGATGGCGGGCGAAAGCGTCCGCGGCATCCAATCGAACGACATCGTCTCAACGATCAAGCATTATGCGCTGAACGCGCAGGAGACTGGCCGCAACGTCCTCGATGCTCGGTTGTCCGAGGCGGCGCTGCGCGAGAGCGATCTGCTCGCGTTCCAGATGGCGATGGAGGTTGGCAGGCCGGGATCGGTCATGTGTGGCTACAACCAGGTCAACGGCCATTATGCCTGCGAGAACGCGGTCCTGCTGAACGACGTCCTCAAGCGCGATTGGGGTTTCACGGGCTGGGTGATGTCTGATTGGGGCGCGGTGCATTCAACGGCGAAGGCGGCGAACGCGGGGCTCGACCAGGAATCGGGACAGGAGCTCGACAAACAGGTCTTCTTCGGCGGGCCGCTCAAGGCTGCCGTCATGAGTGGACAAGTATCGTCTGCAAGGCTTGACGACATGGTCCGGCGGATCCTGCGCACGATGATTGCCCATCGTCTGCTCGACAACCCCACACCGGCCGCGCCGCAGCCGATCGATTATCGCGCGCATGCCGATGTCGCGCAGAAAACCGCCGAAGCCGGGATGGTCCTGCTGAAGAACGACCGAAGCGTCCTGCCTTTCGCGGCAACCGCAAAGCACATCCTGCTCGTCGGCGCACACGCAGATATCGGGGTGCTGTCCGGTGGCGGATCGTCGCAGGTCCGCCCGGCGAGCGGCGTCGCGCTCGAACTGCCGATGCCGGGAGGGGGCCCGCTCAGCGGCTTCATCAAGATCACCTATCATGCGTCATCACCGCTCGCGGCGATACGAGCCCGCGCACCGGGTGCCGAGGTTACCTATCTCGACGGCTCAGACGTTGCCGCGACCGCCGCTGCAGCGAAGCGCGCCGATCTGGTCCTGGTGTTCGCGCAGCAATGGCGGTCGGAAGCGGTCGATGTCGAAAGCCTCGCATTACCCGACGCACAGGACGCCCTTATCTCGGCGGTGGCCGCGGCTAATCCGAAGACGGTCGTCGTACTCGAGACCGGCGGCGCTGTGTCGATGCCGTGGATCGACCGCGTCGGCGCGGTGCTGGCGGCCTGGTATCCGGGCGAGCGTGGCGGGCAGGCGATCGCCCGCGTCGTGTTCGGCGACGTGAACCCGTCAGGGCGCCTGCCGATCACCTTTCCGGCAAGTGACACACAGGCGCCGCGTCCGGATATTCCTGGCCTGCAGCTGGTCAAGGCCGCCGCCGCGGAGGCCGCGCGCAAGCCGGTCAACCCGGACATCAGCACGGTCGACCTCACCGGAGGCGTGCCGAGCTTTCCGGTCGAGTATCCCGAAGGTGCCGACGCGGGCTATCGCTGGTTCCAGGCAACGGGTGCCAGACCGCTGTTTCCGTTCGGCCACGGCCTTTCCTATACGACGTTCGCCTATCGCGGCCTTAGAGTAACGGGTGGCGACGCACCGCGGGTCACGTTCACCGTGACCAACACGGGTCGGGTTGCGGGTGCAGACGTGCCGCAGGTCTATGCGACACGGCCCGGCTTCAACGGCGTGCAAGTTCGCCGTCTGGTCGGCTTCGAGAAGGTGAAGCTTGCTCCTGGCGAGAGCCGGACCGTCGAGGTCGATGTCGATCCGCGCCTGATCGCCGACTATGATCCTGCTCGCAAAGGCTGGCATGTTCGTGCCGGCGCGATGCCGATATCGGTCGGGCATAGCGTCTCGGACATCGCGCTGAACGGCACCGCCAGCATCAAGGATCGGCGCTGGACTCAATAG
- a CDS encoding TonB-dependent receptor plug domain-containing protein, whose protein sequence is MAIAVPAFAQAQQDVPVSGPSVNAAPSASAADAQQVGPQEALAPTEEAADIVVTGSSIRGVAPTGSSLVSVTRADIVATGASTTTELLRTVPQLGSFGGSGANNGQNSANFVDQPAIHGVGVGNGGGGLTLVLVDGLRLPGAGINQTAPDPSAIPPSAIERVEVVADGASSIYGSDAVAGVVNFILRKNVDGVETAGRVGFGDGYRTYNGSILAGKKWDTGSILADYEYSQNTSVNGTERDYFGMRTLSTLCSPANVTVNGVIYGLSATGARAGVPNQCDINKANDLYPEQHRHQGLVSIRQELGSGIEVHARTLYSARELRSRQAISGGNVASGGLNLTVTGGPFYNAVVASGVPAGPQQVTYNPSNDLGASVKNQISTRTWSTNAGIGADLGGGWRGAIDLNYGRERDDITQRGIDQALVTSLVNAGTYNPYGIGTANDRALVQRVGNYRTRYFGQQEVKEAIAKVDGSLFSLPGGAVKAAVGGSLREERFYANTDTGPDGGAIQTEALGKRKSYSAYGELFVPIFGETNATTAFQALDVSLSARYDHYNDVGGTTNPKIGVNWTPVRGLVLHGSYGTSFHAPSLADAGTAIDTRVIRFADFTGSTAPGAYSIILAGGNRLEPETATTWSLGADFKPVFLPGFKLTATYFNIDYKNVITFPGFNPVSEPNNPLYDRYRTYGPSVAQVLAATSGIRHDGLSYPDVAALPTAIYDLRRQNFARQKIDGLDFDVGYARSTSAGDFNVGASGTWLWGFDQQINGSDVVTSRLRTGYAINFKARGRVAYANGPVDGAIFVNYINKYRNVVDNSRVKANTTVDLHLGLKLPLGNIVEDPQITVDVTNLFDKDPPFYYDASTSAYGFDPANASALGRIVSVGLRGRF, encoded by the coding sequence ATGGCAATTGCCGTACCGGCTTTTGCACAAGCTCAGCAGGATGTCCCGGTCAGCGGCCCGTCGGTCAACGCGGCGCCATCGGCTTCGGCCGCGGATGCGCAGCAAGTCGGTCCCCAGGAGGCTCTTGCGCCGACCGAAGAGGCTGCCGACATCGTCGTCACCGGGTCCAGCATTCGCGGTGTCGCCCCCACCGGTTCGTCGTTGGTCAGCGTTACACGTGCGGACATCGTCGCGACCGGCGCCAGCACGACGACCGAACTGCTCCGCACTGTTCCCCAACTTGGCAGCTTTGGGGGAAGTGGCGCAAACAACGGCCAAAACTCCGCTAACTTCGTCGATCAGCCTGCCATTCACGGCGTCGGCGTGGGCAACGGTGGCGGCGGGCTGACGCTCGTTCTCGTCGATGGACTGCGACTGCCGGGTGCCGGCATCAATCAAACCGCGCCTGACCCCAGTGCCATACCGCCATCCGCGATCGAGCGTGTCGAGGTTGTGGCCGACGGTGCTTCATCGATCTACGGTTCGGATGCTGTGGCGGGCGTCGTCAATTTCATCCTGCGCAAGAATGTGGACGGCGTGGAGACTGCAGGACGGGTCGGCTTCGGAGACGGCTATCGCACCTACAACGGCAGCATTCTTGCCGGCAAGAAGTGGGACACGGGCTCGATCCTCGCCGACTACGAATATTCGCAGAACACGTCGGTCAACGGCACCGAACGCGATTATTTCGGCATGAGGACCTTGTCGACGCTGTGCAGCCCGGCAAACGTGACCGTCAACGGCGTGATCTATGGTCTGTCTGCGACAGGCGCTCGTGCCGGTGTGCCGAACCAGTGCGACATCAACAAAGCGAACGACCTGTACCCCGAGCAGCATCGTCATCAGGGCCTAGTCTCCATCCGGCAAGAACTGGGCAGCGGGATCGAAGTGCATGCACGCACGCTCTACTCAGCACGTGAACTGCGCTCGCGCCAGGCGATCTCCGGCGGTAACGTAGCAAGTGGCGGTCTTAACCTGACGGTGACGGGCGGACCTTTCTATAATGCCGTAGTCGCTTCCGGCGTACCTGCAGGCCCTCAGCAAGTGACGTACAACCCGTCGAACGATCTGGGCGCCTCCGTGAAGAACCAGATTTCGACGCGGACTTGGTCGACCAATGCAGGCATCGGTGCGGATCTCGGTGGTGGTTGGCGCGGTGCGATCGATTTGAACTACGGTCGTGAACGCGACGACATCACTCAGCGTGGAATCGATCAGGCGTTGGTCACCAGTCTCGTGAATGCAGGTACCTACAATCCGTACGGTATTGGCACCGCCAACGATCGGGCGCTGGTGCAGCGGGTGGGTAACTACCGCACACGTTACTTCGGCCAGCAGGAGGTGAAGGAAGCCATCGCGAAAGTCGATGGATCGCTTTTCTCCCTCCCAGGCGGCGCAGTGAAGGCGGCGGTCGGGGGCAGCCTGCGTGAAGAGCGCTTCTACGCTAATACCGATACCGGCCCCGATGGAGGCGCGATCCAAACCGAAGCGCTCGGCAAGCGTAAGAGCTATTCGGCTTATGGCGAATTGTTCGTGCCGATCTTCGGCGAAACAAACGCGACGACCGCGTTCCAGGCGCTCGATGTCTCGCTCTCGGCACGCTACGACCATTACAACGATGTTGGCGGAACGACGAACCCCAAGATCGGCGTGAATTGGACGCCCGTCCGCGGGCTGGTGTTGCATGGCAGTTACGGCACTTCCTTCCATGCGCCGAGCCTCGCCGACGCCGGAACCGCTATCGACACCCGCGTCATCCGCTTCGCGGACTTCACCGGTTCGACCGCGCCCGGCGCGTATTCGATTATTCTAGCGGGCGGGAATAGGCTCGAGCCCGAGACTGCTACGACATGGTCGCTGGGTGCGGATTTTAAGCCTGTATTCCTTCCTGGCTTCAAGCTCACTGCGACCTATTTCAATATCGACTACAAGAACGTCATAACCTTCCCGGGCTTCAATCCGGTTAGCGAGCCCAACAACCCACTCTACGATCGTTATCGTACCTACGGACCAAGCGTTGCCCAGGTTTTAGCTGCGACCAGCGGGATCAGGCATGACGGCCTATCCTATCCGGACGTCGCCGCGTTGCCGACCGCGATCTACGATCTACGTCGCCAGAACTTTGCCCGCCAGAAGATCGACGGGCTCGACTTCGATGTCGGGTATGCACGCAGCACGTCGGCCGGAGACTTCAACGTCGGCGCATCCGGCACGTGGCTTTGGGGTTTCGATCAGCAGATCAACGGTAGCGACGTCGTCACGAGCCGCCTGCGGACCGGCTATGCGATCAACTTCAAGGCACGCGGACGGGTCGCCTATGCAAACGGCCCCGTCGATGGCGCCATATTCGTCAACTACATCAACAAGTACCGCAACGTCGTCGACAACAGCCGGGTGAAGGCCAATACGACAGTCGATCTTCATCTCGGTCTGAAACTGCCGCTGGGCAACATCGTCGAGGACCCGCAGATCACGGTCGACGTGACCAACCTTTTCGACAAGGACCCACCGTTTTACTACGATGCCAGCACGTCTGCCTACGGGTTCGACCCAGCGAATGCGTCTGCGCTCGGTCGCATCGTTTCGGTCGGGCTGCGCGGAAGATTCTAA
- a CDS encoding glycoside hydrolase family 3 protein has translation MPFICATRPLLILCGASALAIAASVAARTTPSDYRDLNHNGRLDPYEDTKLPAERRVEDLLGRMTLAEKAGTMMHGTAPGIGDAVGHSNGGYDLAKARAIIVDNGVTSLITRLSMAPANLADQNNRLQRLAEQSRLGIPLTISTDPRNHFQAVLGASTRGGGFTLWPETLGLAALGDPSVVRRFGDVARREYRAVGIHMALSPQADLASEPRWPRGTATFGSDPIKVSALVGAYIQGFQHGSAGVARDGVATVVKHWVGYGAEPQGFDAHNYYGRIVRHDDASFARHVAAFDGAFAAHVAGVMPTYPIIAGVTLKGRPLEQVGAGFNRQLLTGLLRGNKRFNGLILSDWGITNDCPTACSAPTRERPQTPAAIAMPWGVEAMTKVDRFAKALDAGMDQFGGVDDPAPLVAAVAAGKVTPGRLDESVRRILMLKFEQGLFDNPYVDARAAATTVGNATDLAAAEAAQRAAQVLLQNRNALIPVQSGRRVWLYGVAAATARAAGLIVVDDPTKAELALVRVGTPSEKLHPYAFFGSRQNEGRLDFRADDPGYVAILRATAVVPTIVAVDMDRPAILTNIRDRAAAMLAVFGASDAAVLDVVTGKAKARGRLPFELPSSMAAVARQNPAGSDDSVSPLFKAGAGIVE, from the coding sequence ATGCCCTTCATCTGCGCCACACGGCCGTTGCTCATCCTGTGCGGCGCGTCTGCGCTGGCGATCGCAGCCAGTGTTGCTGCACGAACTACACCGAGCGACTATCGTGACCTCAACCACAACGGCCGGCTCGACCCTTATGAGGACACCAAGCTACCAGCCGAGCGGCGGGTCGAGGATCTGCTTGGGCGTATGACGCTGGCCGAGAAGGCAGGCACGATGATGCACGGCACCGCACCTGGTATTGGGGACGCGGTCGGACATTCGAACGGTGGCTACGACCTGGCGAAAGCACGAGCGATCATCGTCGACAACGGCGTCACGAGCCTAATCACACGTCTGTCGATGGCACCTGCCAACCTCGCCGACCAGAACAACAGGTTGCAGAGGCTCGCCGAGCAGTCGCGGCTCGGCATACCACTCACCATAAGCACCGATCCGCGCAACCATTTCCAGGCCGTATTGGGCGCCAGTACCCGCGGGGGCGGGTTCACGCTCTGGCCCGAGACGCTCGGCCTGGCCGCGCTCGGCGATCCCAGCGTGGTGCGGCGGTTCGGCGACGTCGCGCGGCGTGAATATCGCGCGGTCGGCATACACATGGCTCTGTCGCCGCAGGCCGACCTCGCCAGTGAACCGCGCTGGCCGCGCGGCACAGCGACCTTCGGGTCCGATCCGATCAAGGTCTCCGCGCTCGTGGGCGCCTATATTCAAGGCTTCCAACACGGCAGCGCGGGTGTTGCGAGGGACGGTGTCGCGACGGTCGTAAAACACTGGGTTGGCTACGGCGCGGAGCCGCAGGGCTTCGACGCGCATAATTACTACGGCCGCATCGTCCGGCACGACGACGCCAGTTTCGCCCGCCACGTCGCGGCGTTCGACGGCGCGTTCGCCGCGCACGTCGCGGGCGTCATGCCGACCTATCCGATCATCGCCGGTGTCACCCTGAAGGGTCGGCCGCTGGAACAGGTCGGCGCAGGTTTCAACCGACAACTGCTCACGGGACTGCTGCGCGGCAACAAGAGATTCAACGGGCTGATCCTGTCGGACTGGGGGATCACCAACGACTGCCCAACCGCATGTTCGGCACCGACGCGCGAGCGGCCGCAGACGCCTGCCGCGATTGCAATGCCATGGGGTGTCGAGGCGATGACCAAGGTTGATCGCTTCGCCAAGGCATTGGACGCTGGAATGGATCAATTCGGTGGGGTCGATGATCCCGCGCCGCTCGTCGCCGCGGTGGCTGCTGGCAAGGTGACGCCAGGACGTCTCGACGAATCCGTCCGGCGAATACTGATGTTGAAATTCGAACAAGGGCTTTTCGACAATCCCTATGTTGACGCGAGAGCCGCAGCGACCACGGTCGGCAATGCCACCGATCTCGCCGCGGCCGAAGCGGCTCAAAGAGCGGCTCAGGTACTGCTGCAGAACAGGAATGCGCTCATCCCGGTTCAATCGGGGCGCAGGGTCTGGTTGTACGGCGTGGCTGCGGCGACCGCACGGGCAGCCGGGCTCATCGTCGTCGATGATCCGACGAAGGCCGAGCTCGCGCTGGTCCGAGTGGGCACACCGTCCGAGAAGCTCCATCCCTATGCCTTCTTCGGAAGCCGGCAGAACGAGGGCAGGCTCGATTTCCGTGCCGATGATCCCGGCTATGTCGCCATCTTGAGGGCGACAGCAGTGGTGCCTACGATCGTTGCGGTAGACATGGACCGTCCTGCGATCCTGACCAACATCCGCGATCGCGCTGCGGCTATGCTGGCGGTGTTCGGTGCCAGCGATGCGGCGGTGTTGGACGTCGTTACGGGCAAGGCGAAGGCGCGAGGCAGACTGCCGTTCGAACTGCCGTCCTCGATGGCAGCGGTGGCACGGCAGAACCCTGCGGGATCCGACGATTCCGTCTCGCCGCTCTTCAAAGCGGGAGCCGGAATCGTCGAGTAA
- a CDS encoding GGDEF domain-containing protein: MPHGIGVLPRWAVTRWLVECAGEVPAEIRPSLVQGLYGSLPIFIGGVFNTILVSSIVATRLPKPAFLFWALLEVGLAALRLPLLIKGTRATKSGGRAHIDLYIFAAVCWAASVGYGCFITVLSGDWLAATLVVLSAAAMAGGVAFRNFAAPRLVTIMIFLSLGPCAMAGVISGELIMLATALQIPMYIYAMRHAAYRLNAMLVQTMRSERENGRRARHDTLTGLLNRAGLEEVVACRAGTPTGTTLFYIDLDGFKAINDRLGHAAGDQLLVEVSKLMRQVTPAMDVIARMGGDEFIILAEEMDAATAGRTGQRLIDTLSRTSFVLNETAVTVGASVGIAIEMGAQSDFPNLLLEADKALYDAKLKGRSCAVLAPVKSPRLYLASDQGLQVQSSRSAAH, from the coding sequence ATGCCGCATGGTATTGGTGTGCTGCCACGTTGGGCTGTCACACGCTGGCTGGTTGAGTGCGCTGGAGAAGTTCCCGCTGAAATCCGCCCTTCACTCGTTCAGGGGCTCTATGGATCACTGCCGATCTTTATAGGCGGTGTGTTCAACACCATTCTGGTCTCATCGATTGTAGCTACTCGTCTCCCCAAGCCAGCGTTCCTGTTCTGGGCGCTGCTCGAAGTCGGCTTGGCGGCATTACGCCTGCCGCTGCTCATCAAAGGGACCCGCGCCACGAAGAGCGGAGGCCGCGCACATATAGATCTCTACATATTTGCTGCGGTATGTTGGGCTGCCTCGGTAGGCTATGGATGCTTCATTACGGTGCTCAGCGGTGACTGGCTCGCCGCGACGCTCGTCGTCCTTTCCGCAGCGGCTATGGCGGGCGGCGTGGCATTCCGGAATTTTGCGGCCCCTCGGCTCGTGACGATCATGATCTTTCTTAGCCTCGGGCCGTGCGCCATGGCCGGGGTCATATCCGGCGAGCTGATTATGCTCGCGACGGCCCTCCAAATTCCGATGTACATCTACGCCATGAGGCACGCCGCCTATCGTTTAAACGCCATGCTGGTCCAGACCATGCGGTCGGAGCGCGAGAACGGACGTCGCGCACGGCACGACACCTTAACAGGCTTGTTGAACCGCGCGGGTCTCGAAGAAGTCGTTGCTTGCCGCGCCGGCACGCCTACTGGCACCACGCTATTTTATATCGACCTCGACGGCTTCAAAGCAATCAACGACAGGCTCGGCCATGCGGCCGGCGATCAACTTCTAGTCGAAGTCAGCAAGCTGATGAGGCAGGTGACCCCTGCAATGGACGTCATCGCCCGGATGGGAGGCGACGAGTTTATTATTCTTGCCGAAGAGATGGACGCTGCCACCGCTGGTCGAACGGGACAGCGTCTCATCGACACGCTGTCTCGCACATCATTCGTGTTGAACGAAACCGCGGTGACGGTCGGTGCGAGCGTAGGCATCGCGATCGAAATGGGTGCCCAGTCGGACTTTCCGAACTTGCTGCTTGAGGCGGACAAAGCCCTGTACGATGCTAAGCTCAAAGGACGCTCTTGCGCTGTGCTCGCTCCCGTCAAGTCGCCGAGGCTATACCTCGCCTCCGATCAAGGCCTACAGGTGCAATCCAGCAGATCAGCGGCACACTGA